One Nymphaea colorata isolate Beijing-Zhang1983 chromosome 12, ASM883128v2, whole genome shotgun sequence genomic window, ATGCCGGACTCGACGGGACTCACGTGTCGCTGCGTACCGCCTTCGTTCGGGACATGAAACACTGATTCGTTGTCGGGGACCGAAGAACAAGGCGGGATCTCGGCGGAATATTCCACCGAGATCATCGTTTTCGCCAGAAAATCCCGTCCACGCCGGAAAACTTCGAAAACTCGCCGGGGGTGTTCAAATGAAGATTCTGGCATCGTTTCTTGACCAAATTCGATGATCCAAGGCTCGATCTACTCGAAAATGAGTCAAGAATCCTCGTGCATACTCACCAACACGAATTAATCCGCAGATCAATCGGAATCAGCGCCGGAATGCTCGGATATCACCAGAAATGGGGAAAACAGTAAAGGCAGACTCAAATGCAGAGGAAATACGAGTTTAGATTGAGGGAAATCGTGGGGAATACACTAACCGAGAAGGGATCAATCTTTTCGGGATTGATCGGCCGCTGGACAGTGAGAAATCCCCATCCAAATCGCCTGGAATCTGCCGGAACCCGCTGGAGAGGGTAAAGACGCCGGAAAACGCAGGGTGCCTTCAAAAATCCGTAGCTCGCTCCAGGGTGGTCCAAAAATCGTCCGAAAAATCCACAGCACTTCCAAGACGCAGACAAAGGAAATGGGTGAGTGCTCGACAGCTAAAACTCTTCCAGAAAATAGCGCCTCGGATCTGAACAGCGCTCTTCCGCTCGGTTTTCTGTCTCAGGCGGTCCAGCAACAGCAAGCTTATCGAATCGATCTCCCCTGGCCGTGCgacagctctgataccagtttGTTGGGGTCCGCGGCCGGGAGGGATGCCGGAGGCAGCCGACCGCGCTCCTGAACGCCCAAAATCTCGCTCGGAGGGGGGAGAACACCAATGGAACAGTAACCGGCCTGTGAGAAGGGTGCAGGGAGGACGCGCAGGGACAGGGAGGCTAACGAAGGGACTTGTAGGCGGTGTGGACGTCGGATGGATGAAGGGGAAACGGCGGAGGACGCGAGGGCAGCGTTCGGTGGAGTCTCCTCAACCTGGGATAGGCTTCAGGCGAAGGAGAGCTCGTTGAAGGCAGCCATGGGAGCTGGAACGGAGCAGATgcagggagaagaagaggaagaagaaaacatcatTCTCATTGATGAAATGAGATGGAATCCAAGGGGGCTGCCGCCGGGAATGTCGTCCGGCGACCTTCTGGGTATGAACGTCCAGGGATGACCCTCTTGGGATTCCTCTCTCAAAGCATAAGCATCAACAATGGCTTCCTCCCCCTTTTAAAAGAGGAAGATGAGCCAACGGCCTCCCACAGCTCGTGTGGGAGATGGCCGACCAGAGACCCGGTTCGACAGTCTTGTCGAACCGGGTCGGGGGTGGTGAGTCGACCCGGGTCTTTAAGAGACTCGGGTCCCAAAACCGAGTCAAGAAATGCGGGTCCGGACCCCAGTCCGGATCCCCCCAAAAGTCCGCGCCCGGATCCATAAGACTGCGCCTGGATCCGGGTCTACAAAAGTGACGGGCCAACCCGCCTTACAAGTCTGGACCCGTGTCCGTTTATTCCCTCAGTGTCCCCCTGTACAGTGTCCAGCTCCCCTCGCCGTGTCAGACGTCACAGCGGAGGCGTGTCCCGTCAAAAGGACACACGTGTCCCGCAGGAACTCCTCCCGGCTGGGGCTCGTCCGTCGCTGCCGCGTCTTCTCGACCAGGTGCTGCCGAGTCTCCTCGTCCGCTCGCTGCCGGGTCGTCTGGTGGGTCGTGCGCAGGGCTGTCGGCCAGCCCGCCTGGCGCTCGGGTGTCGCTTGGCCATGGCCGCAAGTCGGTTAGGCGGCAGCTAGCAGCGCTGCCGCCCGTCTCCCTCGTCCCTGGCCGCTGGTCAGCCAGGCGGCAGCCATCAGCGCTGCCATCCCTCTCGGTCTCCTCTGCCTTCGCCCCTGCCCGGGCGATGGAGGCTAAGCCTCCCGAGGCCTTTGCCCCTGCGCGGTGCATCCCCTGTGGGCCTGCGGAATTAACCTCCCGCGACTGTCTGTCGGCGGTGCCCGGCTCATGTCTTCGGTCGAAAGCCTCTCTCTGATATGCTCCGGGGTAATCACCCCCGCCTCCTGGCGCGTGGGCCACCTTGGCCGTCGGCTGTGCGTGGCCTCTCGCCCTCTCGGTGCCGGCTGCGGCCCTCTTCCTGGACGCCGACGGATGGGCCGTATCACCCATCTACTAAGGGCCATGCATGACTACATGCATGCAGCAGCGCTATAAATGAATGTCATTTGGTCTTACTCCTGCGCTCTTCAGTTGGTGAAATATCTTCAATCCATTCTTCCCTTGGCCACCCATGGCAAAGGCCCTCATCATGGCATTCCACAAGCATCTATACCTATCTGGGGCTCCTGCTAACACCTGTTCAGCTTTATCCAGGTCTCCACATTTTGAATACATGTCCAGAAGAGCAGTGATGAGTATCATATCACGTTTAAGCCCCTGTTTGTCTATGCAAGCATGACCCCATTTCCTATATCAAGGGCTCCAGCATTGCACACAGTGAAAGCATACTAACAAGTGTTACTTGGTTAGGTTTAATCTTTGCATTTTGCATCTGTACAAATAGATTATATGCATGATTGAGGTCTCCGGCACTGGCATATACATATACAGAGATCATGGCTGTCCAGCACATCACGTCTCTGTAGCTCATTCTATCAAACAAGAAGCGTCCACTATAAATTTCCCCACATGTGGCATACATATCGAGCAGAGCTGTGGCCAGAACAGTAGACGTGTTGAAACCAGTCTTAATCATGTAAGCATGAAGCCACTTGCTAAAAATCAAGCAGTGCAGCATTTCCGCATTTAGTGGTCATGCTCAATATTGTTACTTCATTGGGGTGTACATTCTCATTCTGCATATCTTGAAAAAACTTGAGGTCTTCTTCTAAGCTGCCGGAGGAATGTTGCCTGCTATCATGGCTGTCCACAACACTATGTTTCGTTCAGGAAGTTCATCAGATAGTTGCCGTGCTGGATATAAACTTCTGCACTTGGCATGCATATCTATCAAATATCAATGCTGTGTTGGTAGAAAGATGAAGTTCACCCTTCTGGTTTTTAATTACGCAACCATGCATGGACTTCGTAATTTATTGATCCCCGAAACCTGCAAAAACGTTGATCATGGTAACTTCACTAGGCTTAACACCAACGGCATGCATCTCTCTGACGATATCAGTGGCTTCACCAAAACATCTGTTGCTGTTGTATCCACCAATCAGTGTTCCCCACGAAACAACATCTCTTTCAGGCATCTTGTCGAACACTTTACTCACTGAGTCAACTATTCCGCACTCCCTATACATTTGCATATGCGAGTTCTGCACAGACACATCCCAGCCGAGACCAACTTTTATCACAAACCCATGAACCTTCTTCCCCTGGTCCCCAGCCTAAGTCTCCGCGCAGGCATTTAAAATAGAAGGGATATGGATGGCGTCCTTGTGGACCTCATATGCAGGTAGACATTAATAGCATTTTATGGGCTATTGTTCTTGGTGTAAGAGGTGATTATGAAGTTATACGATGCAGAGAGAGATTTCCAGAGAAGAAAACGATATGGATGGTGATGGAATTGGGTTCAAATGATGTGGGCATGAATATGCTTGGTCTCCTCGAAGGTGGCACGTTTGGGTTGAAGATGGGACCTGTGGTGCTCTTTGGATGCTGAGCGTGGAGGGCTTCTGCAATGGTTGAGTCTTGAAGGAAGCAAGTGGAAAAGGCAAATGAGATGTTCCCATTAGTTTCGTTTTATTGGTTAGACTGGGCAGTGGGGAGATGTCTACCAATAGCTTGGGCCCCTGCGCATTGATTTTTATAGGGAGATGATTGGGCTCCGGGATTCTTTTGCTTGACACGTCTTAGGGCCAAAAACCCACTCATGGCCGAAATAATCTGCAACCTTGTTCGTGGGTTATTATTTGTTCGACTGTTAGTTATAGAGTGACTATATAGAGGCCACCTCGAGACCAAATTCAGCTGGTGGGGTGTCCGTGGGGCCCATATTTAATCTTTCAAAATTGACCTCCATGGCAGAAAAACATCTTTCTACACTTTTACGTAAATACCCTTATAATGCACAGGTGCCCATAAGATATCTTTTTCTATCTTACTCTCAACGCCAACCTGCATCAAATGAAGGGAGTTAAAGGTTGATCAAAACTTGCTCATCATGCACAAACAACAGGAATGTTAAAAGAAGGCAAAAGTAGTTGCAGAGGAAGTCGAGTGGagaggaaaaataaagaaataaagcgAGAAAAGTCATCACACAAATTGTTTCTCAAGGATGTTGTGGGTACATATCTATTCCTTTgcgttttcttcttcatcagccTTGCAGGGTACTGTCGCCATTCCATGAGAAACTTTGTGGCCATCACAGCTACATAACTAAGATGctgaagaaaaatcaatttatgtGGACCGACGAACGTGTAACGACATTCAATAAGCTTAAGAAGGCAATTTGCTGTGCACCCATACTATCGTCGAAAAATCAGCAAGTAAaccatatatgttatatattcTTGGCTTTTAGGATTTAACTTGCCACTTTTTTACCTAATGCAGAAGATGTAGCTGCAAAGAACTATTCAATATTGGTAGATTTAGGGATTTTTGGATATGTGTTGCTGTTGACTTTTGTCActacaaatttttatttctaatttggCAGTGCTATACTTTTTGAAAGTTTGTTTATTGTAAATAATGATTGGCAAATCAAATGAGGCTCCTTTAAAAGCAAAGTGCCTTAAACAAgttttgttatttaattttcACATTATGAACTATGAAAATATAACTTGTAGTTTTATACCTAAGTATAGTAAATTAAACAAACAACAACTCAAGTGAGTCACAAGTTTGACTCATTTGATTTGTCAAAACATGTGGCAACAATGCACTATATTAGAATAAAACATACCAAAAAGACTCAAACCTTATTATTTCTACAGTTTTGTGAATTGTACGGCGACATGACAAAAAATTGGTCTAGGcgaaagaaaattttcccaACTAACAAAAAgtgcttttctttctcattgttTGAAGTTCCAGAGTTAATAAAGACAACTAGAAAAGCAAAATGGTTCAACTTATATCCACAACAAGAAGTGCAAAATTTATAAATGCAAGAAGAAGTTCTTGGCTGATCACCAGCAAGAAGAGTTTGCACAGCAAGAGTTGACTCAATCTGCAAGAAGTAAGACCTAAGAACGAACTAAATTAGGTAGACAGATATGAAATATTTAGGGATgttcacacatacacacatacaaatACGAAGTATAAGAACAATGTTATGCAATTATGAAGATGATGAGGACAACAATATTTTTGTGCTTATAAGATCCAATCATAGACAGGACGTTGCACAAGTTTAATGTGCAACTTTGCACCTGAAATATATTGTTCTCAAGGAATTATGGGGAGCAGAAGTATGGCATTTTGTACAATTGTATGTATgcaggtgagagagagagagaaagagagagcgagagagatctCAAGATGTCAAGCACTCAGTAAAAAGTTCATAAACCAAACAAAGACAGAGAAACATAAGTAACACATTTTCATAAATTGTAATGCAAAGCAAAATGTAGACATATCGACAACATGAAAAATAGAGGCTCAAATTGCAATCGATACAAAAGAGTTGAAGACATGGTCCCTTGCTATTGATCATTTCCATTGATAGGGTGTACAATCCTATGTCTCAGCCTCTTCCTATACACACACAAGGGTCTTTAATCAAGCGCATTACTCACTGCAtacaaagttcaaaatatttggtCAATCCTGGTGAATTTTGACCTAATGATGATTTTATTAAGAATGTCATGTGAATGTGTGCATCTTTTCCCTGTTTTGGAGAAAGAATGGAGAGGAGATACAGTTCTAAGCTTAAGCAGCACAGAGAAGGCAACAATTAACTTAGCAATACATGATATTCCAGGACCAAAACATTTCCCTAATATGCGAACCAATCCAAAAGCATACCTAGTTTAGCATTACCTGATACTTTAGGAATAAAATTAAACCTTTTAAGACAAAGTACATGTTCCTTAGTCAAAGGAAACATAGCAGCCTTGACAAGCACCGTAAGGAGAATTATTGCAAAGCCATAAAAGTATGGGACTTGTAAAGCAGAAAGCCCATCCCTCAAGCCCTAAAATTAGCAATAAAATAATGACAAAGGCCTGTAAATATTATAATTAAGAAAAGGATAAGAAAAGCACATAGGTCCTGGTGCAGACTTATTCTCTGATTAGCACTTCAAGTACCAATTAAActcaaatatttgttaaaaGAATAATGTGCAGTCCTTCCATTTATTATAGTTATTTCATTCATGAGATAAACATTATGCTGATACTCAGCAGATCCAACCGTGATCTAAGATGCCAGCATCACAAATACTTCAAAGGAAAAAGGTTATGCAAAAATAAAAGAGTAAGTCTTTTATTTACTTCCTTGTAAATGCATGCAGGAGATGATGTAAAAGCAAACAGATTAAGCACATCCTCTTGCTTAAATGTCTTGCCAATTCCATACCAAGTTAACTATTAACAGTTTctaacaaaaacttttctcACAAAAGGCACTCTAGTCATTATCCACAGgtaacaaaccaaaaaagagtgggaagaggaaaataaagaaacaactCCTATGCCTTAGCTGCactcattgtcaaaaataacataacatgCTAAGTTGCAGCAGAGAACCATGCCATCAGCAGATTATACAAAaataatgccaaaaaaaaaaaaagcatggaaTGATGATTGACCAAGATACAATATTGTAAGCGCAACCCTCATTTCAGTATTGAAAAAGACAAAGGACCAACATTCTGAAAGAGGAAATGTGTTTGTTAGTTACAAACTAcaatatgttcatttgatgttAGAGGCTTTTCTAGTTGCTTCAACCATtgctttaagaaaaaagaagaaatctaAGCTAGTTTGCAATGATAAAACGTTGTAACATCCATAACCACAAACTTTGGTTTCCTTATTGCTTATGCTGTCAAATCACCGATCACACCTTTACATACATGGTTGCCAGCTAAGTACATTATTAATCAAATCTTAAAGCCAATAGTTTCAAGCATCTAGGAGCATAAACAATATTTGTGTGAAACAATTCTCAAGACACAGAGAGCAGGTTatgtatgctctctctctctctttctctctctcccacaacCCCACTCCCCCTCTCTCATCTAATGCAAAAGACATATGGGAACAAAATCAGCGACTAAAGACCCAACCAACCGACTGGTGTAAATTCAACTTGGCAGCTTcaatagattttctttttctcccatGCATCTCCCCTTCGGAAACCCTTGCAAAACAAGTGACACATAAAAGAGGACTTTAGCTCCCCAAGAAATTGGTAAATAAGAGGAACAAAACTAAAATTAGTTCACTTGAGAGTATGAACGGATTCTAACAACttatttcataaaagaaaaccCTCCATAATAAAGTATGTGCTTTTCAGAAATAGAATAAAAATTTCCTGATGTATTAAATTGCATTTCTAAGCACTTAAACTGAAAAAATAGGGAGCACTGAAACGAGCAATTGTAAATAAAGCCTTGTCTTGAAAAAGAAACACTTTAGAGATGCACTCTTAAAGATACCAACCAATTTAAGAAGTCGCaacagaaaaattcaaaataaagatGCAACACTTCTAATTAACTTTTCATAGCATATAAAACCAGGCCTCAAAACCTTGACAAAACAAGTGAATAGCCACCTTTTATATAGAGGGAGACTACACCAGAGGGAAAAGGGACTAGACGTTAGACTAGTTCCAACGACTAGAAACCTAGTCAATGGGGCTAGTCAATGCCtagccaaaaaggaaaaacgtaaaataaacaaaatgaaaaatacataaagaaaaaggaaaatacataaggaacaaagaaaaattacataaatatcataagtacctatatatatatatatatatatatatatatatatatatatatatatatatatatatatatatatatggacacatacattctaacactcTCCTCAAACTTATGGTGTAATGACCGAAAGCTTGCCAAGAATAAATTGAAACCTAGCAGCAGCAAGAGCCTTGGTAAAGAAGTCTCATAGTTGATATTCAAATGCAACATAGGAGAGATCAATGTTTTTCTGAAGAAACTCTTCACAAACATAGTGATAATTCATCTATATATGCTTTGTTGTGATTGTTGGCGATATAAATTGCACTCTTATTGTCACAACAAAGCTTAACAGGATCAACTAGATGAGTACCCATGTCTTTCAATAAACTTTTGAGCCACATAATTTCCACTATTGTAGATgtcatggctcgatattcaacTTCAGTTGATGATAGGGACACATTGTTCTATTTCTTGCATCTCcagaaaattaacaaattacctaaaaacacacaaaaactagtagtggagtgcctattattaAGATCTCTACCCCAATCAGCAACTGTATAAGCAATTCATTCTAATTTGAAAGAGGAAGATAAGCAAAGCCCTTTGTTGATTGTTTGACATAGCACACAATTCTCATTGCTGCCCCCATATATATTGAAGTGggtttttgttgaaattggtttaTAACATGAACCGCATAAGCAATATCTGGTTGtaatcatcaatcttcatttttactCTTAGAGCTTCTAGAGTGTCAACAATTTTGTCATCTAAAATCCCTGCTCTATCAATTATCTTACTAGTaaacttcatttgtgaaagCAAATAGCCTCTTTTGCTATaggcaacttcaattccaagaaaataggTTAGTCTTCCCAAATTAGTCATTTGTTTTACTTATATAATTCATTCATCATCACTACCTATAAttaccatatcatcaacatacaacaaCAACACAATTATGTCTTTATAGGTATTTTCACAAATATGGCAGTATCTGAATAGcatgattgaaaattttgatcaaacATGACAATACCAAGCCTTGGGAGCTTGCTTTAAACTATAAAGAGTTTTCTTAATTCGTAAAACTTTGTCTTGAGGCAAGTTAAGACTAGGAGGAGtgctcatgaaaacttctttaTTTAAGTtgccatttaaaaaaacattttcaacatgcatttgaaaaatagGCCATTGTTTAGTAGAAGCAGCTACAATAAGAGTTTtaacagaggtcatacgagCAACTGGAGCAAAGTTTCTTCATAGTCGATCTCATATTCTTGTAGCCCTTAGCGACAAGTCTAGCCTTATACTTTTGTAATGTctcatcacttctagttttgaccTTATAAATCCACCTACATCCTATGGTCTTTTTTCTTGTAGGTAAAGAATCAATTTCTCAAGTCTCATTACTTTCAAGAGTTTTAATCTCATGATTCATGACTTCAATCCAATTTGGATCTTCCTTAGCCTTACAATAAGATGAAgactcataaaaaaaatggtgtgTCATAAGACAAGCTTGGTATTTAGGAAAAAATtattcatatgaaacaaatctttGGGGAGGCCTAACATGCCTTTTAGACCTTACAGCATtggattgattagtttcttaaGTTACACGACTCCTCCTATAAACAATAATCTTTCATAGAGGATCATCATTTGTAGAACTTTCTTCTCTAATTTCTTCAACTTGATCCTTATCATtagaatcatcatcatcactgAAATCAGTCCATAAAAAAGCATAATCGTCTAGTGTTTTAGATTCACTCTTAAAgccattttcatctttcaaaaatatcacatttctagtaacatatattttatcttTCCCAATGTCATAATATCTATAACGCTTTTGTGTTTCCAAGTAACCAATAAACACATAATTAATAGCTTTAGAtaaaagtttatcatttttgtcactTAAAACATAACATTTACAGCAAAAAATTTTAAGTCTATTATAACTTGGTCTTATATTGCATAatctttcaaataaaaaaatatgtttcaagattttggcaggcattctattaatcaagtagGTTGATATCAAAATAGCTTCAAcctaaaaatttttaagaacatttttagataagaGAAGTGCTCTTGCaatttcaataatgtgcctatgttttcattcagccactccattttgttgtagagtctttggacaagatttttgttGTATGATGTCtttgccttttagaaattgttcaaattcattggaaataaACTCACCTcccaaaaatatcacatttctagtaatatattttatatctctcaatatcataacatctataaccatTTTGTGTTTCCAAGTAACTAATGAACACATAATTAATAGCTTGAGagaaaaatttattatttttgtcaCTTAAAACATAACATTTACAGCAAAAAACCTTAAGTCTATTATAATTTGGCTTAATATTGTTTAatctttcaaatgaaaaaaatatttttgaagattttggtATTAATCAAGTAGGTTGATGTCAAACCagcttcagcccaaaaatttttaggaACATTTTGGATAAGAGAAGTGCTCTTGCAGTTTCAATAATGTACCtatgttttcattttgtcactccattttgttgtggagtctTTAGACAAGATTTTTGATGTACGATGCCtttgccttttagaaatttttcaaattcattggaaataaGCTGACCTCCCAAATCACTTCTAAAGATTTTAATGTTGGTGTCAAATTGTGTCTTAATCATGTTATAGAAATTATTGAAATTTACAAATACCTTTAATTTGtgtttaagaaagtaaacccaaacATGTTttgagaaatcatcaataaaagttacATAATATAATAGTCATCTTTTAGACATAATAGGTATaggtccccacacatccgaatgcaccaaTTCAAAAGGAATTTgggcaataaaatttctattatcaaaaggtaaaaCCTTCATTTTTGTCTTGATACATTCATTACAACAAAAAGTCTTTTGACAATGTTTTTTCAAGAAAGGAAGATGAGATATTTTCTCTAAATTTGAATGTCCAAACCTTTGGTGCCAAGTTTGAATATCACATTCTTTGATGGTATTGCATGAGGGTCTTGAAAGGTCTAAAAAATCAATGTAATTGAGATCGTCTGTCATAAAACCTTTCCCAATCGTCTTCTTAGATATACAGTCCagtatcaaacatttatattgtGAGAAAATTATATCAAAATCAAGGTCAGCCATTTGAGAAACGAATAATAAATTTCAGTTCAATTTAGGAATACATATAACTTGGGGTACTTTTAAAACTTTGGATTCAAATGTTTGATCAACATtgccaataaaatcaatttcaagaggagttccattAGCGGTTTTCACAAATGAGTAGGAATGATTTTTGGTGCATTCAGTGAGAAGGGATCCACAATGAgtcatattaaaagaaacactcgaatcaataatccaagaagaCTTACTTGATGAAGTAGCCGCAATAGTGGCTCCCAATGTTGAAGGTGTGCCTCCTCCTCTAAGAAATGGTTGAATGACTTCGATGAGTTTTGGTTGAAGAGCACTAATGAGTTGATCAAGATGAAACGAAgttgattctttcttttcttcttggatAGGAGCagcaacattgcttcttttgtctATTTGGACATTTGGCTTTAACATGTCCTTCTTgacaattattaaaaaataatccttctccttcctccttcatTTGATCGATTGAAATGTGGAGGTCGATAAGGCTTTAAGTAGGCCCCTGGCCTAGATGTAGCAAGAATATTGcttgctttttctttatcaagacTTGGccaattttcttccatttgaagtTCAGCTATAAcatcattcatagatggtgttttaggATGGTGAAGCAAGGCAATTTTAATACCATCAAATTCGGGTCGTAGACAAATGACAAACTTATAAAATTTGTTACGTTGGATTTGCTTTTCcctaagaataagatcttgtgcATCAACCCAATGTGGTTCAAATATGCTCCactcatcatacaattgatccatttcagccacatagTCTT contains:
- the LOC116265813 gene encoding pentatricopeptide repeat-containing protein At2g03380, mitochondrial-like, translated to MLHCLIFSKWLHAYMIKTGFNTSTVLATALLDMYATCGEIYSGRFLFDRMSYRDVMCWTAMISVYVYASAGDLNHAYNLFVQMQNAKIKPNQGLKRDMILITALLDMYSKCGDLDKAEQVLAGAPDRYRCLWNAMMRAFAMGGQGKNGLKIFHQLKSAGVRPNDIHL